CAGTTTAAAAGATTTGAATAAGCAAGTTGAACGCTTTTTAAAAACGCTCTTATAAGCTCGTTTTATATGTAAGCATGTTAAACTACCATTAAATTTTTTGTAAGGCTAAAAACATGATCACTTTAAAACAAGCCCTTTCTTTATCCCAAGATGAATTAGAAACCCTTAAAAACGAAATTGACGCTAAGGTTAGAGCTTCAGATTTGAACGCTTACATTAAAGCCCCTAGCCTTAATGGCGCTAGCGCTAAGGGGGTGCCGATTCTTATTAAAGATAATATCAGCGTTAAGGGGTGGGAAATCACTTGCTCCAGTAAGATTTTAGAAGGCTATGTCGCCCCTTATCATGCGAGCGCGATTGAAAACTTGCACCAAAACAGCATGGCAGGGTTTGGGCTTTCTAACATGGACGAGTTTGCGATGGGGAGCACCACGGAGTCTAGTTGCTATGGGATCACTAAAAACCCACGAGACAAAAACAGAGTGCCTGGGGGGAGTAGCGGAGGGAGTGCAGCAGCTGTGGCGGGCGGCTTAGCGGTGGCGGCTTTAGGGAGCGATACGGGCGGGTCTATCAGGCAGCCGGCGAGCTATTGCGGGTGCGTGGGGTTAAAGCCCACTTATGGGAGGGTGAGCCGTTATGGTTTGATCGCTTATTGCTCTAGTTTTGATCAAATCGGGCCTATCACGCAAAATGTAGAAGACGCTTCTATTTTATTTGACGCCATTAGTGGGTATGATAGCAAGGATTCCACGAGCGCGAATCTCAAACCCACGCAAACCTTTAAAAACCTTAACAGAGAAAAACGCTTTAAGATTGCTATCTTAAGAGATCATGTTAAAGATGCGAGCAATGGAGTGCAACTCGCTTATGAAAACACCCTTAAAGCCTTGAAAGAAATGGGGCATGAGATTGTGGAAAAAAAGATGTTGGATTCACATTATCAAATCTCTGTCTATTATATTATCAGCATGGCTGAAGCGAGTTCGAATCTGGCCAGATTTGATGGGGTTCGTTATGGGAGGAGGGCTCAAAATATTAAAGACTTGAAAGAATTGTATCTCAAAAGCCGCAGTGAAGGTTTTGGCGATGAGGTGAAACGGCGCATCATGTTAGGGAATTTTGTCTTAAGCAGTGGGTATTATGACGCTTATTATTTGAAAGCCCAGCAAATGCGTTTGATGATTAAAGAGCAATACAATAAGATTTTTGAAGAAGCGGATTTGATTTTCACCCCTGTAGCTCCTACGAGCGCTCATTTATTCAATTACCATGCAAGCCCTTTAGAAATGTATTTGAGCGATATTTACACGATTGGGGCGAATTTGAGCGGTTTGCCAGCCCTTTCTTTACCGGTCGCTAAAGATCCTTTAGGCTTGCCCATAGGGATGCAATTCATTGCTAAGGCTTTTGATGAGCAAAGCCTTTTAGATGTTTCTTACGCTTTGGAGCAGGAATTGGATTTAAAATTAGATTAAGGATAGAAAATGAGAATTGTACAAAGGGCTTTGACTTTTGAAGACGTGTTGATGGTGCCTAGAAAATCCAGCATTTTACCTAAAGATGTGAGCTTAAAGTCTCGCCTAACCAAAAATATTGGTTTGAATATCCCCTTTATTAGCGCGGCTATGGATACGGTTACAGAGCATAAAACCGCTATCGCTATGGCACGCCTTGGGGGTATTGGCATCGTGCATAAAAACATGGATATTCAAACGCAAGTCAAAGAAATCACTAAAGTTAAAAAAAGCGAAAGCGGGGTGATTAATGATCCTATTTTTATCCATGCGCACAGGACGCTAGCGGACGCTAAAGTCATAACGGATAATTACAAGATTTCAGGCGTGCCTGTGGTAGATGATAAGGGGTTGTTGATTGGGATTTTAACCAACAGAGATGTGCGCTTTGAAACCGATTTGAGTAAAAAAGTGGGCGATGTGATGACTAAAATGCCTTTAGTTACCGCTCATGTGGGCATTAGTTTAGATGAAGCGAGTGATTTGATGCACAAGCATAAGATTGAAAAATTGCCCATTGTGGATAAAGATAATGTTTTAAAAGGCTTGATCACGATCAAAGATATTCAAAAACGCATTGAATACCCTGAGGCCAATAAAGATGATTTTGGGAGGTTGAGAGTGGGGGCGGCTATTGGAGTGGGGCAGTTGGATAGGGCTGAAATGTTAGTTAAAGCCGGGGTAGATGCGCTGGTGCTAGACAGCGCGCATGGGCATTCAGCTAATATTTTACACACTTTAGAAGA
This DNA window, taken from Helicobacter pylori, encodes the following:
- the gatA gene encoding Asp-tRNA(Asn)/Glu-tRNA(Gln) amidotransferase subunit GatA; this translates as MITLKQALSLSQDELETLKNEIDAKVRASDLNAYIKAPSLNGASAKGVPILIKDNISVKGWEITCSSKILEGYVAPYHASAIENLHQNSMAGFGLSNMDEFAMGSTTESSCYGITKNPRDKNRVPGGSSGGSAAAVAGGLAVAALGSDTGGSIRQPASYCGCVGLKPTYGRVSRYGLIAYCSSFDQIGPITQNVEDASILFDAISGYDSKDSTSANLKPTQTFKNLNREKRFKIAILRDHVKDASNGVQLAYENTLKALKEMGHEIVEKKMLDSHYQISVYYIISMAEASSNLARFDGVRYGRRAQNIKDLKELYLKSRSEGFGDEVKRRIMLGNFVLSSGYYDAYYLKAQQMRLMIKEQYNKIFEEADLIFTPVAPTSAHLFNYHASPLEMYLSDIYTIGANLSGLPALSLPVAKDPLGLPIGMQFIAKAFDEQSLLDVSYALEQELDLKLD
- the guaB gene encoding IMP dehydrogenase, whose translation is MRIVQRALTFEDVLMVPRKSSILPKDVSLKSRLTKNIGLNIPFISAAMDTVTEHKTAIAMARLGGIGIVHKNMDIQTQVKEITKVKKSESGVINDPIFIHAHRTLADAKVITDNYKISGVPVVDDKGLLIGILTNRDVRFETDLSKKVGDVMTKMPLVTAHVGISLDEASDLMHKHKIEKLPIVDKDNVLKGLITIKDIQKRIEYPEANKDDFGRLRVGAAIGVGQLDRAEMLVKAGVDALVLDSAHGHSANILHTLEEIKKSLVVDVIVGNVVTKEATSDLISAGADAVKVGIGPGSICTTRIVAGVGMPQVSAIDNCVEVASKFDIPVIADGGIRYSGDVAKALALGASSVMIGSLLAGTEESPGDFMIYQGRQYKSYRGMGSIGAMTKGSSDRYFQEGVASEKLVPEGIEGRVPYRGRVSDMIFQLVGGVRSSMGYQGAKNILELYQNAEFVEITSAGLKESHVHGVDITKEAPNYYG